A window of the Salvelinus fontinalis isolate EN_2023a chromosome 14, ASM2944872v1, whole genome shotgun sequence genome harbors these coding sequences:
- the LOC129810860 gene encoding transmembrane protein 221-like isoform X2 yields MPVSTVLSALSLTLNLSSVMVCLLHSYFTTEICRGEDTERADWFLFHSQTVRHVAIGLFCLGVSVYLAAMSIYMLLVFEVETGIASACVLASGILILLVIVIHSLVKAARTAQHYHGGEHADTVYQNQHGECTPVVRHGELQDGDKPRRHRNNSHLHRQLSYPPCTDPKQHHQHHSPSHGPQSHGSDKEGYSSGGSGGGSRMHRTLSTESGPLQSPSKPWNGINNEMRSVLARKSGASSKDSTLV; encoded by the exons ATGCCAGTGTCTACggtgctctctgctctctccctcacgcTCAATTTGAGCTCTGTCATGGTCTGCCTTCTGCACAGCTACTTTACAACCGAGATATGCAGAGGAGAAGATACAGAAAG AGCAGACTGGTTCCTATTCCATAGCCAAACTGTCCGACATGTGGCCATTGGATTATTTTGCCTTGGGGTTTCAGTATACTTAGCAG CTATGTCCATCTACATGCTGCTGGTGTTTGAGGTAGAGACAGGCATCGCCAGCGCATGCGTACTGGCCTCAGGAATCCTGATTCTGCTGGTGATCGTGATTCACTCACTGGTCAAAGCCGCCCGCACCGCCCAACACTACCATGGTGGGGAGCACGCTGACACCGTGTACCAGAACCAGCACGGAGAGTGCACCCCTGTCGTCCGCCACGGCGAGCTCCAAGACGGAGACAAACCCAGGAGGCACCGCAACAACTCCCATCTCCACCGACAGTTGTCCTACCCTCCCTGTACTGACCCAAAGCAGCATCACCAGCATCATTCCCCATCCCACGGTCCACAGAGTCACGGCAGTGACAAGGAGGGCTACAGTAGTGGTGGGAGTGGGGGTGGCTCGAGAATGCACAGGACCCTGTCGACAGAGTCAGGGCCGCTGCAGTCTCCGTCTAAGCCATGGAATGGCATTAACAATGAGATGAGAAGCGTGCTGGCCCGCAAGTCAGGGGCCTCCAGTAAAGACTCTACTCTAGTGTGA
- the LOC129810860 gene encoding transmembrane protein 221-like isoform X1, giving the protein MRYVYSQRSLMVLSSLGILSGIMSLLSVILIFQIQSQQIAVKESPPNISIVPTNVWAVLMPVSTVLSALSLTLNLSSVMVCLLHSYFTTEICRGEDTERADWFLFHSQTVRHVAIGLFCLGVSVYLAAMSIYMLLVFEVETGIASACVLASGILILLVIVIHSLVKAARTAQHYHGGEHADTVYQNQHGECTPVVRHGELQDGDKPRRHRNNSHLHRQLSYPPCTDPKQHHQHHSPSHGPQSHGSDKEGYSSGGSGGGSRMHRTLSTESGPLQSPSKPWNGINNEMRSVLARKSGASSKDSTLV; this is encoded by the exons ATGAGGTACGTTTATAGCCAGCGGTCTTTGATGGTCCTGTCTTCATTAGGGATCCTATCTGGGATTATGTCTCTGCTATCAGTCATTCTGATTTTCCAGATACAGTCACAACAGATTGCTGTGAAGGAATCACCCCCCAACATCTCCATCGTGCCAACTAATGTTTGGGCAGTGCTTATGCCAGTGTCTACggtgctctctgctctctccctcacgcTCAATTTGAGCTCTGTCATGGTCTGCCTTCTGCACAGCTACTTTACAACCGAGATATGCAGAGGAGAAGATACAGAAAG AGCAGACTGGTTCCTATTCCATAGCCAAACTGTCCGACATGTGGCCATTGGATTATTTTGCCTTGGGGTTTCAGTATACTTAGCAG CTATGTCCATCTACATGCTGCTGGTGTTTGAGGTAGAGACAGGCATCGCCAGCGCATGCGTACTGGCCTCAGGAATCCTGATTCTGCTGGTGATCGTGATTCACTCACTGGTCAAAGCCGCCCGCACCGCCCAACACTACCATGGTGGGGAGCACGCTGACACCGTGTACCAGAACCAGCACGGAGAGTGCACCCCTGTCGTCCGCCACGGCGAGCTCCAAGACGGAGACAAACCCAGGAGGCACCGCAACAACTCCCATCTCCACCGACAGTTGTCCTACCCTCCCTGTACTGACCCAAAGCAGCATCACCAGCATCATTCCCCATCCCACGGTCCACAGAGTCACGGCAGTGACAAGGAGGGCTACAGTAGTGGTGGGAGTGGGGGTGGCTCGAGAATGCACAGGACCCTGTCGACAGAGTCAGGGCCGCTGCAGTCTCCGTCTAAGCCATGGAATGGCATTAACAATGAGATGAGAAGCGTGCTGGCCCGCAAGTCAGGGGCCTCCAGTAAAGACTCTACTCTAGTGTGA